The following coding sequences lie in one Hoplias malabaricus isolate fHopMal1 chromosome 14, fHopMal1.hap1, whole genome shotgun sequence genomic window:
- the plp2b gene encoding proteolipid protein 2b encodes MADTETSTAGNVVEKLKTYVRTRKGTILAMEILLSLIILICYAASLYGGYSAVAICEMIFSIIFFVIFMMDLDKQFQVINWPWTDLFRAGIGALLYLITSLICVIGGAGDGARIAGGVFGLIAGIVFAYDTYTIFLEIKSTRGHSAAATDDRV; translated from the exons ATGGCAGACACTGAAACGAGCACCGCTGGAAATGTTGTGGAGAAACTGAAGACTTACGTACGAACTCGGAAAGGAACTATTTTGGCGATGGAAATT CTCCTGAGCTTAATCATCCTTATCTGCTATGCAGCATCGCTATACGGAGGTTACTCAGCAGTGGCTATCTGCGAAATGATCTTCTCCATCATCTTCTTTGTCATATTCATGATGGATCTGGACAAACAGTTCCAGGTCATCAACTGGCCCTGGACT GACTTGTTCCGTGCTGGGATTGGTGCCTTGCTGTACCTCATCACCTCTTTGATCTGTGTGATCGGTGGAGCAGGAGATGGAGCACGTATTGCTGGCGGG GTGTTCGGTCTAATCGCTGGCATAGTATTTGCTTATGATACATACACAATTTTTCTGGAAATCAAGAGCACTAGAGGGCATTCAGCAGCTGCCACAG ACGACAGAGTTTGA
- the sypb gene encoding synaptophysin b, producing MDIVNQLVATGQFTVIKQPLGFIKILQWFFAIFAFSTCGSYSGGFRMSVECKNRTESDLDIEVEFAYPFRLHQVWFDVPTCKGSATERLFLEGDYSSSAEFFVTIGVFSFLYSMAALSIYIFLMEKYREGNRGAQADFVVTALFAFFWLVSASAWAKGLSDVKKATDPDQVINLIAACDREENRCREIHEPVVSGLNTSVAFGFCNLVLWAGNLWFVFKETGWMAAFSGTYVPSGEKQPAPDTYAQQGYGQDPYAGSQGGYQPDYGQQGGGYEGGSYNQGGYDQGGPTSFSNEM from the exons CTGGTTGCCACTGGGCAGTTCACTGTCATCAAACAGCCTTTAGGGTTCATAAAGATCCTACAATGG tTTTTTGCCATCTTTGCATTCTCCACCTGTGGCTCTTACTCCGGAGGTTTCCGGATGAGTGTGGAGTgcaagaacagaacagagagtgACCTTGACATCGAGGTGGAGTTTGCCTATCCCTTCAG GCTTCACCAGGTGTGGTTCGATGTGCCGACGTGTAAAGGGTCTGCTACGGAGCGTCTGTTTCTGGAAGGAGACTACTCTTCCTCTGCAGAGTTCTTTGTCACCATTGGCGTCTTCTCCTTCCTCTACTCCATGGCAGCTCTGTCTATCTACATCTTCCTCATGGAGAAATACCGCGAGGGCAACCGTGGCGCTCAGGCT GACTTTGTGGTGACGGCACTGTTTGCGTTTTTTTGGCTGGTCAGTGCGTCAGCATGGGCTAAAGGCCTCTCAGATGTAAAGAAAGCCACAGACCCTGACCAGGTCATCAACTTGATCGCCGCCTGTGACCGCGAGGAGAACCGCTGTCGAGAAATACACGAGCCCGTCGTCTCTGGCCTAAACACTTCTGTG GCTTTTGGCTTCTGTAACCTGGTGCTATGGGCAGGAAACCTCTGGTTTGTCTTTAAGGAGACCGGCTGGATGGCTGCTTTTTCTGGGACCTACGTGCCCTCTGGAGAAAAGCAGCCGGCTCCAGACACGTATGCACAGCAGG GTTATGGCCAGGACCCCTACGCTGGATCCCAGGGTGGCTACCAGCCCGATTACGGCCAACAAGGTGGAGGATATGAAGGAGGAAGCTACAACCAGGGAGGTTACGATCAGGGAGGACCCACCTCCTTCTCCAATGAGATGTGA